The following are encoded together in the Drosophila sechellia strain sech25 chromosome 3R, ASM438219v1, whole genome shotgun sequence genome:
- the LOC6607588 gene encoding uncharacterized protein LOC6607588: MKRKGRIDRTPKVEPPKPSRVVNTEAIPLKAEAKSQEIDDQAAPFILVDCANSADRSDLEAILSSIEKERMKRVQADIEQQCFPLLEDIEPPPELDMPINLSSQALVKLNDAESERRFKEDLESLSIAGLEWEKDTSITITSNLLSDMTIEDSKLLLRTMAGMKQICCTLEQMKNVPGKIGSAEPTPQSNGTNLIPLSGLRRQDTFEIEPKKNQKIRYPEVSTKSAVSERKHLPLTAKGGKCEKVISETDKIFSQIGDLLVKLQLQHEGSKVLKKGSSYSYMVNIKPTGSASNCSVYAITKLKSHEIKETHAENQRTSHAPFINILYRGNGGLVETSPLPTTTRCIEGSSIGPMSLRETPSSRIKPPFVRKRPCSYLRVPTPVKFCHGRKKN; encoded by the coding sequence ATGAAGAGGAAGGGTCGTATAGATCGGACACCAAAAGTAGAACCACCTAAACCATCGAGAGTTGTCAACACGGAGGCTATTCCACTGAAAGCGGAAGCCAAATCCCAAGAGATAGATGATCAGGCTGCGCCTTTTATCTTGGTAGACTGTGCGAATTCTGCAGATCGTTCAGATTTGGAAGCAATACTTAGTTCCATAGAAAAGGAACGGATGAAAAGGGTTCAGGCAGATATAGAGCAGCAATGTTTTCCCCTCCTGGAGGATATAGAACCACCACCAGAATTAGATATGCCTATTAACCTAAGCTCTCAGGCATTGGTTAAATTGAATGATGCAGAGAGTGAGCGCCGCTTCAAGGAGGATCTGGAGAGTCTTAGTATTGCTGGACTGGAGTGGGAGAAGGATACATCCATTACCATTACCTCTAATCTCCTGTCCGACATGACAATAGAAGACAGCAAACTATTGCTTCGAACTATGGCAGGTATGAAACAGATTTGCTGCACGCTAGAGCAGATGAAAAATGTTCCTGGGAAAATTGGATCAGCAGAACCAACTCCGCAGTCAAATGGCACAAACTTGATTCCACTTTCAGGCCTTCGCCGACAAGACACCTTCGAAATTGAACCTAAAAAGAACCAAAAGATTAGATATCCTGAGGTTTCCACCAAATCAGCAGTTAGCGAAAGGAAACATCTACCATTAACTGCCAAGGGAGGAAAATGTGAGAAAGTTATCTCAGAGACTGATAAGATTTTCAGCCAGATTGGCGATCTTCTCGTGAAACTGCAGCTCCAACACGAGGGCAGCAAAGTCCTGAAGAAGGGATCCTCTTATTCCTACATGGTGAACATTAAGCCAACTGGCAGTGCATCCAATTGTTCAGTTTATGCGATTACAAAACTAAAATCCCACGAAATAAAGGAGACGCATGCCGAAAATCAAAGAACTTCTCACGCTCCATTTATCAACATTTTATACCGTGGTAATGGTGGACTTGTGGAGACTTCTCCATTGCCCACGACCACACGATGCATCGAAGGAAGCTCTATTGGGCCGATGTCCCTTCGCGAAACGCCGTCCTCCAGGATCAAACCACCATTTGTGCGCAAGAGGCCCTGCTCCTATCTAAGGGTACCTACCCCTGTTAAATTTTGCCACGGGAGGAAGAAAAATTAG